The Candidatus Rokuibacteriota bacterium genome includes the window ATGCATAAATTATATGCCCTGCGGGGATGCTGTCAAGGCGTATGGCGAGGACGTGCGATCGGCGCGCGAAGAGATGAGCGTGGAGAAGAATACCATCTACGTGGCCCTCGATGACAGCAAGCGGAAGGTCGTGGTCGCGATTCTGCCGAAACCGCCCCATCAGCTCCTGGACGCCGACGCCGGCAGGAATATACTGGGACGACGAAGCCGGGGACCAGACGAAAACGCTTGACAACTGGTCCTTCCATATCAGCATCTGCCATTGACCTGCGATCCAAGAGGCGAAGGCCAAACTTTAAAAATCTATAATTAATCTTAATAGATAGCCAATACTCCCTCTTTCTAAATTTTATCTTTGACATGATGTACATACCAATTTACCATGTAACCATGTAGAAAATGAAATCAAGGGTAGTGTCGTAGCCGACCGGTAAGGACGCCGTCCGCAGGGGAAGCCATGACAGAGCCGAATTATCAGCCGTTGCCCTCGGAGTGGGGGCAACTATTCCCTATGACTCTAAAGTTCCCTGCCCGCCTGATAAGCAACCGGCTATCGAGCGCGCCCTGCATCACTTCGGCATGATTTCGAATTAGGCTACTACCGAATCGAGGAGTTAAAAACGAAATGGGCGTCTCCTCGAAGCCCTCAATCAAAGTCGCGGATGAAACCTGGATTGCTGCAGCACTTTTGCATAGAGAGAATTCGTCCCGAGAGGACTTCGCAGTCCAGGAGATCGTTGATCGAGCCGCAAAGGAAGCCATCACCGGCAAATTGCGCCCCGGAGTATACGTGCACGCACGTCAGCACTGCGTTGCGAATCGGCCTCCGGATCCCGGCCGGTATCGCATGTTGTTCGCAACCGGTAAAAACACCCGCCGACTTTTCCGACCGGGAGATCCTTACCATCCTGCCCGAGATGGTTCCAAGATGGTTCCGGAGAAGGAAGAAATCCCGGCGGAGTACCACCGTTTGGTGGACTGGTATTTCTCCGAGTATGTTGCAACACGAACTGACGTGGAAAAAGCCGACCCCATTCTCCAGCTTCGCGGCCTCGGCAAAGAGATCTGGGGGAGTGAGGCCCCTGATGCGTATGTGCGCCGTCTGCGTCAGGGTTGGGAATGAGTCGGATCTTTTGGGACACGAACCTGTTTATCTACTTGATCGAGGACTACGGCGAGTTCTCCGAACGGGCAGCAGCGCTGCGTAAGCGGATGTTGAGTCGAAACGACCAGCTCTACACGTCGGCGCTGACGCTCGGCGAGGTGCTCGTGAAGCCCGCTGAAGCGGGGAGCGAGCCCCTCAGACAGAAATACGAAGCCGCCATCGTTACCGGATCCGTTGTAATTCCGTTCAATCTAGACGCTGCTCGCATCTACGCGAGCATTCGCCGGGACCGGGACATCCGGCCTCCCGATGCGATTCAACTTGCTTGTGCGGCCCACGCCCGGGTGGACCTCTTCATCACCAACGACGACCGACTGACGGAAAAGACCATACCGGGCATTCAGTTTGTCACGTCCCTCTCAAAATCCCCCCTTTAGCGCGGAGCGATCTGGGGAGGCGAAGCGGCGTTCTAGAGGTCAGGCACGGTGTCCTTGATGGCTCGCACCGCCTGCTGGACGATCCCGTCTTCAGCGTACGCTTCCGAGCCGTGCGGGTCCTTGCCGGCGGGGACCCCGAAGAGGAGCACCGCGGGGATCTGCATGGAGGCCGCGTCCTTGGCCTCCTTCACCAGCTCGTCCACCGAGCACCGGTGCTGCCCGGGCATGGAGGGGATCGCCTCCCGCACCCCTCGCCCGTGGACAGCGAAGAGCGGGTAGATCAGGTCATCCACCTGAAGCGTGGTCTCCCGGACCATCTTCCTCACGAGCGGTGACTCGCGGAGGCGGCGCGGGCGAAATACTGGGTAGGGCATCGCTAACTCCTTTCTGGTGGGCTAGCACTGCGCGGACTGTCCCTACCGGAGCCGGTGCTGGGCGTGGGGGTGAAGCGCCGCCGGGGGGCTAATCCCCTCCACGCAGCCGGATGGCCGCCCGCGTCAGCGTTTCCGCTTGACCAGCTCTTCATCCACGCTGTAGACAATAGAAGGACCGACCTGACCTATCGCATATTCGTGGGTTGTTCCGGGTGAGGAACAGAGCCACAGGCGAAGGAGGCCGGTCATGGAGAAGAATACCATCTACGTGGCCCTCGATGAGAGCAAGCGGAAGGTCGTGGTCGCGATTCTGCCGAAACCGCCCCACGCCGACGCCGTCAGGAATATACTGGGACGACGAAGCCGGGGACCAGACGAAAACGCTTGACAACTGGTCCTTCCATATCAGCATCTGCCATGCTCTCGACGGGACATGCACATCACGCCGGGAGGGGTCGGACCCCGGGGCAAGGACGCTGGCGGGCCTGAGCGGAAGCACCGACAGGGCGTTTATTCTGGCTATGGTCCGTCTCACATTGTTGGGCCATGATCGTATCTGCGCTCTGCGCGGCGGCTCTACAACCTCCAGGCCTGAGCGGGTCGGGCGCTAGGCGATGATCCGGCGGGCGCTCCTCCTCTTGCCCTTCGCTGGGGTCCTCGGAGGCGTCGGGGCTCCCGTCGCCCAGACGCCCGAGCCCCGGCCCGGGCTCGACTGGGCGCTTCCGGCGTACGACGCTCAGAACACGAACGCGAGCCCCCAGACGGCGATCACCCGGGAGACGGTGAAGGCGCTCGAGCTCAAGTGGATCTATCAGGTCCCCGACAACCCCTTTCACCAGCCCGACCTGAGCCGCGCCATGGGGGTCCAGACCACTCCCCTCGTGGTGGGGGGAACCGTGTATGTCGCCACCAACTTCAACCGTCTCGTCGCCATCGACGCGCTGACCGGCCGGGAGCTCTGGCACTTCCAGGTGGACGTCGGGACTTTTCCGCAGAAGCCCTGGTGGGGGCGCGTCCTCTCCCAGCGCACGCTTCGCTATCACGCCGGGATGATCCTGATGCTCGCCTCCGACTGCACCCTCTACGCGATCGACGCCAAAGGGGGCGGCGTGCGCTGGACGATTCCCGAGACCTGCCGGGGCGTGCCCGGAACCCGGGGCCGCTACTTCGGCAACAACGCTCCCGCCATCCTCGGAGATCTTCTCTTTCTCCGCCCCGGCGGCGGCAGCATCTACGGCGGGCGCGGCTTCCTGGCCGCCTACGGTCTCCGGACCCGCTCACTCCGGTGGCGCTGGTTCTCGGTGCCTCCCGAAGGCGGTGATCCTGGCTGGAACCGTGACGCCCGCAGGGGAAACATCCCGCCGTACCCGGGCGACTGGGGCACGACCGACCTGATCGGCGGCGGAACGCTCTGGTCGCTCATCGCCGCGGATCCCGACACCGGCCTCGTCTACTCCACCACCGGCAACCCGGCCCCGGAATTCAACGCGGCGGTCCGTCCCGGCCCGAACCTCTACAGCTCGTCCATCGTGGCGCTCCGCGCCGCCACCGGAGAGCTGATCTGGTACTATCAGAGCAACCCCCACGACCTCACCCTGCACGAGCCGGCTTGGAGCCTCATCCTGGCGACTCTGCCTATCCAGGGGGTAGCGCGGAAGGTGGTGATCAACGGGTCGAAAAACTCTTACGTATACGTCCTCGACGCCTCGACCGGACAGCCTGTGTACGAGCCCATTCGAGTGGGCCTTCACCAGAACACCCTGAACGACAACGCCGGGGCCGGGGCGGACATGACGGCGACCCATGAAGCCCTGGTCGGCAAAGTCGTCTGCCCCGGCCCGTCCGGAGGGATCGCGCACTACCCGGCCCTCGCCGACGGCATCCTCTACGTGGTGAGCCAGACCGCCTGCGGGACAGTGATCCACGGAAGCGGCGACATCCTCCACGAGGAGCTCTCTTACAAGGGCGGGAAGATCGAAGGCTACCGCTGGAAGGTGCTCGACGAGCCGCCTCACCGGTCCACCCTCTACGCCATCGACCTCGCCACGCGGACGATCCGCTGGGAGTTCGAGATGCCCCACCGCTACCAGAGCGCGGCGGTCATCGTAAGCGGTGGGGTCGTGTACGCCGTAGACCGGGGAGGGGTCTTCTACGCCCTGGACGCCCAAACAGGGCGGCTGCTCCGACGGATCCTCTTCGGCGGGCTCGGGCTCTCGGGGGCCTCGCTGGGAGCCAACTCCAGAGGGGAGATGATGCTTTTTGTCCCCGTCGGTGGCGCCGAGCCTTTTCGCACGCCGACCGCGCGCCGGCCGGGGATCCTTGCCGCGTTCGGCCTCCCCGAAGCCGGTCAGTAGCACAGCCGCAGATCGAGGCGAGGAGACGGCCCCGACACCTGGTGAGAAGCCCGAATCGCCCGAAAAGGGGGGAGATATAGGCCCCCACCGTCGAGCCGCGTCCTGCAGGCTCCCAGGCCCTCGCCTCCGAGGGATCACCTCGGAGCGGCCTGCGGGCCGAATACGCCTGTGGGACCTTGTCGGGAGAAGGCGGAGAGCGCCTGAGCGTTGACTCGGTGCGGCGCTTTCAGAGATGTCGGCTATGCTCTCTACCTCGATCCGTGCGAAGCGACGCGCCTCGTGAGTTCCCCGATGATGATGGCTCGTCCCGAATCCCCGGACTCGTCGACTTGTAGTCCAGGGATCGCTCCGATCCGCGGATAGAGACCCTCTCCGGCTTGATATCTCCGGCCGTGCGCGAGTTGCTCGAGGCTGAGGAGCAGCAGGTGATGGCCAAGCGGCTGTAGCCGCCCTGGCCTATAATGGGGTTGGCTCAACCAGTTCAGGGTACGCTAATCGAGCAGCTCCGGAGGGACCACCTGCACTCCCGCGATATCGCCACCGTTCTTGAATCCCTAGCGTGGCCTCGAGCAGTCCGAGAATGGCGTTTATGATGGTATGAAAGCGCTGCGCCTCCGCGCGCAGGACCCAGCTCACGTACCGCTTTAATGGGCGAACAGCCCAACCCTTGGACCTGCTCCAGCCCCAGCATGCGATGAGCCGACATCCGATTTGACGTGTCGAATGAATATAGCTAAAATGGCCACATGAAAAAGGCTAAGATTGGCGAGCTAAAGAACAATCTCTCCCGGTATCTGGACCATGTCCGCGGTGGCGGGTGGGTACTAGTGCTCGACCGGGATCAGCCCGTCGCCCAACTCGTTCCCTTGCAGCCGACCGCCCGTGGCGCGCGGGGTAAGGAGGCCCGGCTGGTACGACTCGAACGGCGGGGGTTAATTCGCCGAGGCGCGGGGGGCCTGCCGGAGTGGCTCGGAAAGCGAAAACCCCCGCGCCTTCGGGGTAGCGTGCTGAGGGACCTCCTGCGCGAGCGCGAGGGCGGTTGGTGAGGTTCTGGGATACCTCCGCGCTCGTTGCCCTGGTCGTCGCCGAACGGGCCACCGTCGAAGTTGAGCGCTGGGTGCGTGAAGACCCCGAAGTCGTCGTCTGGACGCTCACACGGGTGGAGCTCCTGTCCGCTCTCGCGCGCCGCCGGCGGCAGGAACCTGGCGCTACCCGGCGTCTTCTCACTGCCCGCCGGGAGATTCTAAGCGCCTGGCGGCATTGGTCCGAGGTGACGGCGGTGGAAACGGTCCGGCGTTATGCCGAGCGCATCGTGGAGACTCATCCCGTGAGGGCGGCCGACGCCCTTCAGATCGGCGCTGCTCTTGTTGCCGCCGAGGACGATCCGGCGACGATCGAGTTCGTGACCCTGGACCAACAGCAGGCCATCGCTGCAGAGCGCGAGGGATTTCACGTGCTGAGCGCGGACTGACGTGTCCGGTCTGGCGTGGAGAATTCCGCTGAAACCAGAGCGCCCGGGTCCTGCGGGCACCTTCCAGCCGTCAGAGCACAGGTCGGAACTTCCAGAAGTAGTGACTCCCCTTCCGAAAGTTCGGCTATTTAGAGAGTTACACATTGCAGATCACGGCAGAACGTAGCACGGGACGCAACCCAGGCGCAACCAGGACGTGGGTCCGCAGACGGAGCACCGATGCGCTCAGCTTCGGTGTCGGTGGCTTCCCCCGCAAAAGAGCGTGGCTCATGAAAGCCCTTACTCGGGGGTATCGGACCATCTCGCACCGTCGGCCCGGTGTATCGAACATTGGACATTCTCCCCCGGACTCGACCTTAGTCGGTTTCCACCTGAATGCGGTCGCTCAGGGCCAAGTCGGAGAGGATCTGCTGAATCTCGTTGAGCAGATGGTTGAAGCTCGCCGCCTGGACCTCCACATCGAACCCCAGGGAGATGTCAAGGCTTGCGCCGCCGCGAAGTTTAGGAACGAGCCTGTTGCCCACCCGGTTCCAGATTTCGGGCGGGATTGATCCTCGGAGATGAATACGGCGGACACCCGCAACAGGTCCCTCCGGCGGGGCTTCTTTGGGCCTTGGGCCCCCATCCACGACTACCCCTACTCCCCCGCCGGGCTCCGGGGGCACTGGCTGCTCTCGGGCCACCTTGAGCGCCTGGGCCACCGCGGGGAGGAGCAAGTAAGTCTGGCTGTCGAAGACCACCTCGTCCGCCGAAGTCGCCTCCTTGAACCAAGCCCGGGAGAAGCCGCCCCCGGCTTGCTGGCCGGAGGCGAGACCGAAGTCCCCCTTCAGGATAGACTCCAGGATCTTTCCTTTCAGGACCGCGTCGGCATCCACTAGGCGGGTCAAAGATCCATTGAGGAATGCTTGCCTGAGACCGGACAGCGGCCACGCCCCAGAGTCCTTGAAGGCGGGAGGCCACTTTCGTTCGATGTAGCCCGCCCCCACAGACTCGTTCAGGTAGTTCTGGGATTTGAGCGTGGTGATCACGCGCCCGCACAAGGTTTCGTTGGCGCTACGATGTCCTGGTCCAAGGTCGAGAACCCTGATCCCATCTGGAGCGCCGGGGTCTGCAAGAATCACGAAACGGTATTCAGCCCATACCTCGCTCTGAGCTTCGTCTTCCGCTTCCTTCACTTCGGCCACAACCCCCGCCCGTTCGTTCTTATCGAACTCGGCTCCCAGGAGACCCTCAGTCAGCTCAGCGTGGACTCGCTGCCATGCCAGCCACAATTCTACCTTGTCCCGCAGATCACGCCCCGGCCTCTTCGCGCACCAAACCAGGGCGCCGGGGAATAGCCGGTCTGATCCGCCTCGTTGCCGAGTCCATGTCGCAACCCGTCCCTGGATGTCTCCTTTCGGCTCCCACTCTTGTGCCGGGTCCAGCACGATGAGGGTCAACCGGGGGGTATCGACGATCTCGGAGCCGTCGGGGGGGAAACAGAACATCGGCAATGAGGCTCCCCGCTCGAACTCCTTCCTCACCAGGGCTCGAACCGCCTTGGCGACTTCCTCCTCCCCCAGTGATGCCCGCCGGTCGTTGACCACCTTCTTGAGCCGCGGCTGAAAGCCAAAGCGATAGCCGTCAGTGCCCACCTTCCGTAGGTAGTAGGCTTTGGCCTCCAGGGCGGTGGCGGCGTTATCCACGCTGGTCGTCTCTACCTCAGGTTCGCCGATAGCAAACCGCAGCTCGGGGAGGTGCGCCACCTTCTCCACCATGCCCCCCGACGACTCGAAGAGAATGGCCAAGGCCACCCGCCGGTGGATGTCCCTCAAGGCGCCTTTAGTATCGGCATCCAGGGCACGGGCACGACTGTTCTGGCCAACTAGATCAGTGTCGATCGCCGACTCTAGGCGGGCCTCTCCTAGCTGCCCCAGCACCACCGAACGGAACTCCAGGAGGTCCAGCGGGGCCGACCCCAGGGTAATCAGGGCCTCACGGCGAGCCTTCATGAACCCGTCGCGTGCGGCCAGCGACACCCACTGGGCCAGCATCGCCAGGGTCCCTCGCGTCTGCTGGTACTGCGGGAGGCCCTGCCACTTCCGCTGGAAGACTGAGAGGGTAGACGGGTGGAATGGATAGCACGCCTCGAAGCGAGTGCGTAGGAACTCCCTCGCCTTGGCCTCCGTCGTAGCCGTATCGACGGCCGTCCACTCGGGGGGAAGCTGCGCCCGCCGCTCGAAGCACCAGTCGGCGTACTGCCTCGACACGGCCTTGATCGCGGTATCCCGGCCGATTGTCTCAAACAGCCTGCGGCGGATCACCTCGCTCACCTCGGTCTCATCGCCAACAATCAAATCCTTGGCCACCCGGCGGACCACCTTCGACAGCTTCTCCTGCCAGGTTAGGTCCCACTCCGTCATCTCGACCGGACTTCGGGGAAGGCTCAGAACCGCCGCGCCGTGGGTTGTGCCTGTCATCGCTACCGTAAGGTTCTGTACGAACGCATAGAGGCCATCAGCCATTGTCCGATGGCGGTTCATGAAGTTCAGCACTTCATCGCAGAGGATCAGGACCGGCCCACCAGCAGCCTCGAAGAGACGCGCCAAGGCGTCGGTACCAGGCGCCGTCGTCTTGGCCGTCGGCCCGAGCGCCCGCACGCCCTCCGCGCCGGCCAGCTGCCATGCCAGGTCAAGCCAGGGCGTCTCCCGCCCTTCCCGCGGGTCCCACGCGTTGCCAACGAAAACCCCTACGGTCGCCTTGGGTATCTCCGCAAGGCCGGCATCGTGTAGAAGCGATGCGATGCCTTCCGTCTCCGCGATCGATTGCCTGCTCTTGGCAAGGTGATAGAGGGTCGTCAAGGTGTGGGTCTTTCCACCGCCAAACTGGGTAATGAGGGTCAACACCGGAGCGGTGTTCGCCGTCTGGCCAGCCAGCCGCCGGAGTACCATCCCAACGTGCTCGCGGAGGGCACGCGTGAAATAGGTCCTGGCAATGAACTTCTTCGGGTCCCGATAGTCTTCAGGCCCCCGCCCGGCGACTACCTGGTCCAGCGCGATGGCAAACTCATTCGGATTGAACGAGCGGCCCTCGCGCACCTCCGCGCGCGGCAGCGCAACCTTGTACCAGGGCTCCATCGGCTACTCCGTCAGCTGGAACTCCATCTTCCGTGTGTCTGTCACGCGCTTGGAGGCATCCAGGATCTCCAGGGAGACCAGATTTCCCTCTTCGTCGTAGTCTAGAATGACGCCTGGCTTATCCTCATCGCTCTCCGCGACGTGTGTGTTCTCCTTCAGGATCACACTGAGCGTATCCGTTCTCGGATCGTAAGCGACCTTCATGGTCCTTCCTCCCAGTACTTGGAAATCTTGCTGGTGCGATATGCGGTCACGACTTCTGGAGGATCACGGCCGACATCCACGAACACCCGGATAAGGTACGTCCTGGGGGGAACTCCTACAGAAATCCGCGATTGGAGGACGACCCGTCCGGGACGCAGGTGGAGCTGCTGCTCAGGCGCAGCAAGAACCGCTCGGATCATTTCCTCACTCAGCCGACGCCGTTGCATCTCGAACGCCGCATGTGGCGTAATGACATATTCGGTCACCGGCTCTGCCATCAAGCTGGGCCTTCACCTCGGCACCGCAAGCAGCATAGCATCCAGGAGGCGTTTCTCCTCGCTGTCCTTGGGGTAGAGGGCAGAGAGGGCGTTGGCAAGGCGCAGAAAGTCGGGGCCGCGATCAATCTCAGATTGGAGTAGTACGCGGAGTGCGTTCGAGGCTCCACCGGCCTGGAGGAGCATGGCCGCGTGGATACGGTCAAGGGTGGTAGCATCGCGACGAGCCTCCAGGTCCTCCATGCTGCCCACGGCCTTTTGGGGACGCGCTTTGCTCCGACCCTTCCTCGCGGAAACGGAGAGAGGGGACGTGAGTTCAGGAAAGAGAGTAGCCTGGGCAGGCGTCTTACCCGCCCTTGCCGTGGCCTCGATTCGCTGAGCGACCCCCGAGGCGCCGTCCTCGCCGAAGAGCTGGGCAGTGCGCTCACGGACAGGCAAGAGGCGGACGATCCCCTTCTCCGTCTCGATGATCCGGCCCTCCCACTGGTCCAGGTGAATGCCGAGAGGTTGGGCGAAGCGTCGGGCGACGTCATAGATCAGCGTAAGCCCTCTCTTCCTGCTCCTCCCACCAACCTCTTCTTCCTCCTCGTCTTCCGGCTCGTCATTCCCATCCTCCGACGCCTTCTGGCCCTTCCTCCCGTTCTCATCAATGCTCGTGCTCTGAATCGTCCACAGGAAGAGGGCGGTAAGGCGACCGTCCTCCTCCAGAACGCCGGCCGCACTATTCCCGGTCTTCGCTTCCCCCTCCCCCAGCACCTGGGCCAGTGCCGTCCGCCCCACGACCTCCCAGACATACGACAGATACCCACGCTTGGCCGGCTCGCTCTTCGCATCAGGATTCGGCGACAGTCTGACAACCTCACCGTCAGGTGTCTCAACCTGGCGATACTTGCTAAACAGTTCCAGCGCCGGGCCTATACACGCGAACACTAG containing:
- a CDS encoding type II toxin-antitoxin system Phd/YefM family antitoxin gives rise to the protein MKKAKIGELKNNLSRYLDHVRGGGWVLVLDRDQPVAQLVPLQPTARGARGKEARLVRLERRGLIRRGAGGLPEWLGKRKPPRLRGSVLRDLLREREGGW
- a CDS encoding PIN domain-containing protein, yielding MSRIFWDTNLFIYLIEDYGEFSERAAALRKRMLSRNDQLYTSALTLGEVLVKPAEAGSEPLRQKYEAAIVTGSVVIPFNLDAARIYASIRRDRDIRPPDAIQLACAAHARVDLFITNDDRLTEKTIPGIQFVTSLSKSPL
- a CDS encoding DUF2283 domain-containing protein gives rise to the protein MKVAYDPRTDTLSVILKENTHVAESDEDKPGVILDYDEEGNLVSLEILDASKRVTDTRKMEFQLTE
- a CDS encoding ATP-binding protein — encoded protein: MEPWYKVALPRAEVREGRSFNPNEFAIALDQVVAGRGPEDYRDPKKFIARTYFTRALREHVGMVLRRLAGQTANTAPVLTLITQFGGGKTHTLTTLYHLAKSRQSIAETEGIASLLHDAGLAEIPKATVGVFVGNAWDPREGRETPWLDLAWQLAGAEGVRALGPTAKTTAPGTDALARLFEAAGGPVLILCDEVLNFMNRHRTMADGLYAFVQNLTVAMTGTTHGAAVLSLPRSPVEMTEWDLTWQEKLSKVVRRVAKDLIVGDETEVSEVIRRRLFETIGRDTAIKAVSRQYADWCFERRAQLPPEWTAVDTATTEAKAREFLRTRFEACYPFHPSTLSVFQRKWQGLPQYQQTRGTLAMLAQWVSLAARDGFMKARREALITLGSAPLDLLEFRSVVLGQLGEARLESAIDTDLVGQNSRARALDADTKGALRDIHRRVALAILFESSGGMVEKVAHLPELRFAIGEPEVETTSVDNAATALEAKAYYLRKVGTDGYRFGFQPRLKKVVNDRRASLGEEEVAKAVRALVRKEFERGASLPMFCFPPDGSEIVDTPRLTLIVLDPAQEWEPKGDIQGRVATWTRQRGGSDRLFPGALVWCAKRPGRDLRDKVELWLAWQRVHAELTEGLLGAEFDKNERAGVVAEVKEAEDEAQSEVWAEYRFVILADPGAPDGIRVLDLGPGHRSANETLCGRVITTLKSQNYLNESVGAGYIERKWPPAFKDSGAWPLSGLRQAFLNGSLTRLVDADAVLKGKILESILKGDFGLASGQQAGGGFSRAWFKEATSADEVVFDSQTYLLLPAVAQALKVAREQPVPPEPGGGVGVVVDGGPRPKEAPPEGPVAGVRRIHLRGSIPPEIWNRVGNRLVPKLRGGASLDISLGFDVEVQAASFNHLLNEIQQILSDLALSDRIQVETD
- a CDS encoding PQQ-binding-like beta-propeller repeat protein, which encodes MIRRALLLLPFAGVLGGVGAPVAQTPEPRPGLDWALPAYDAQNTNASPQTAITRETVKALELKWIYQVPDNPFHQPDLSRAMGVQTTPLVVGGTVYVATNFNRLVAIDALTGRELWHFQVDVGTFPQKPWWGRVLSQRTLRYHAGMILMLASDCTLYAIDAKGGGVRWTIPETCRGVPGTRGRYFGNNAPAILGDLLFLRPGGGSIYGGRGFLAAYGLRTRSLRWRWFSVPPEGGDPGWNRDARRGNIPPYPGDWGTTDLIGGGTLWSLIAADPDTGLVYSTTGNPAPEFNAAVRPGPNLYSSSIVALRAATGELIWYYQSNPHDLTLHEPAWSLILATLPIQGVARKVVINGSKNSYVYVLDASTGQPVYEPIRVGLHQNTLNDNAGAGADMTATHEALVGKVVCPGPSGGIAHYPALADGILYVVSQTACGTVIHGSGDILHEELSYKGGKIEGYRWKVLDEPPHRSTLYAIDLATRTIRWEFEMPHRYQSAAVIVSGGVVYAVDRGGVFYALDAQTGRLLRRILFGGLGLSGASLGANSRGEMMLFVPVGGAEPFRTPTARRPGILAAFGLPEAGQ
- a CDS encoding type II toxin-antitoxin system VapC family toxin; the encoded protein is MRFWDTSALVALVVAERATVEVERWVREDPEVVVWTLTRVELLSALARRRRQEPGATRRLLTARREILSAWRHWSEVTAVETVRRYAERIVETHPVRAADALQIGAALVAAEDDPATIEFVTLDQQQAIAAEREGFHVLSAD
- a CDS encoding DUF4258 domain-containing protein, with amino-acid sequence MAEPVTEYVITPHAAFEMQRRRLSEEMIRAVLAAPEQQLHLRPGRVVLQSRISVGVPPRTYLIRVFVDVGRDPPEVVTAYRTSKISKYWEEGP